A window of Bradyrhizobium sp. AZCC 1719 genomic DNA:
GCAGCGAAACGCCTGACGTACCCGCGTCAGATAGGTTTCCCCGGCAGAAGTCAGGATCACCTGCCGCGTTCGCCGCTCGAATAGTTGCACACCTAGCCGCTCCTCCAGCAGGCGGACTTGCTGGCTGATGGCACCGGCAGTGACGTGCAGCTCGTGGGCGGCCTGCTTGAAGCTGAGATGGCGGGCGGCGGCCTCAAAGGCGCGCAGGGCATTGAGTGGCGGCAGCAGATACGTCATGGCCGAGTCCGAACTATGCGACAGGGCCGCAGGGTGCATGAGTTTCGCTGGTTCTACAAAGGAGAAATCCTGCTTTGTCGCGGGTGAAGGCGGGCCGTACCTATGGCCGACTTGGACGCAAGCCTCGAGGAAACCTGCCATCGTGCCGCCTGAAATGCCGTCGATCGAGACTTCATATTCCTGGACTCGCCTCGTCGTCTCCATCACCCTCAGCACACTGGGCTGCGTGGGCATGTGGTCTCTCGTCGTGGCGCTGCCGGCAGTGCAAACCGATTTCAACGCGCCTCGCGCCGACGCGACGCTGCCCTATACACTCACTACCATCGGCTTCATGATCGGCGGCATCATTGTCGGCCGATTGGCAGATCGATTCGGCATCTTGCCGCCCCTCGCCGGGGGCACGATCCTGATGAGTCTCGGCTACGTCCTCACTGCGTCCGCTCCGAGCCTGCTCGTCTTCGCGGTTGTCTCCGGCCTTACGATCGGCCTCGGCGGCGCAGCGAGCTTCGCGCCCTTGGTGGCCGACGCCTCGCTTTGGTTCGATAGGCACCGCGGCCTTGCCATTTCCCTGGCTACCATCGGCAGCTCCCTTGCCGGCGTGGTCTGGCCACCAATCATCCAACACTTCATCGCTGCGGTCGGCTGGCGGCAGACCCATATCGGCATCGGCCTATTCTGCCTGGCGACGATGCTGCCGCTCTCGCTGGTTCTGCTGCGGCGGCCTGTATTCCATAAGGCTACGCTCGAAGCGACGAGCACCGGCAGTACCTACCAAGCCATAGGCTTGGCTCCGAGCGTTACCCAAGGTTTGCTGGCCTTCGCCGGCCTGTGCTGCTGCGTCGCCATGTCGATGCCGCAGGTCCACTTGGTCGCCTACTGCGGCGATCTGGGATACGGCCCTGCGCGCGGCGCCGAGATGCTCGCGGTCATGCTCGGCTTTGGTGTGGCGAGCCGTCTGATCTTCGGCTGGGTGTTGAACTTTATCGGCGGGCTGCCGACCTTGCTGCTGGGCTCGGCGATGCAGGCCATCGCACTCGCGCTTTATCTGCCGTTCGACGGGCTGGTCTCGCTCTATGTCATTTCCGCCATTTTCGGCTTGGCGCAGGGTGGCATCATCCCGAGTTATGCGGTGATCATTCGCGAGCTGTTCCCGGCGCAAGAGGCCGGTCTTCGCGTCAGCCTCGCCATCTCGGTCACTCTCGCTGGCATGGCGCTAGGCGGCTGGCTGGCCGGTGCGATCTACGACTGGACCGGTTCCTATGCAGCGGCGCTGGTCAATGGCATCGCCTGGAACATCATGAACATGGCGATCGCAGCCTGGCTGCTACACCAGCGCACCCTGCCGAGGCGATTGGCGGCATGTCGACAAAAGGTATTGTCGGCTTGACGCGGCGGCTTTCAAAAAACCGAGCGTTCGGCAACTCCCCAGCCTACGCCGTCGCAGGGCGTCTCCTTACGCACGATTAGTAAGCCAGATGGATAACTATTATTGACAGCCCTTCGGCGCGCAAATATAGTTAGCCGTATGGATAACTTATCATCAAGTCTCGACCTTGTGTTCGGCGCGCTTGCGGACCCAACCAGAAGAGCGCTCCTTGAGCGTCTGGGCGAGGGCGAGGCCTCGATCGGGGAGCTCGCCGAACCATTCGACATGGCGCTGCCCAGCCTTATGAAGCACGTCCGGGTGCTTGAGGCCGTCGGTCTCGTGGAGTCTCAGAAGAGTGGGCGCGTTCGCACCTGCCGGTTGAAGCCGGCCGCCATGACCGATGCTGAACGTTGGCTGGCTGAGCAGCGTGCGGTTTGGGAGGCACGCCTGGATCGGCTCGAGGCCTATGTGAAGACAATTGAGAAGAATGAGAAGAAGTCCCGGAAGCGAAGGCTGAAACAATTGAGCTCCGCAAACGGCGGGCGCCCCTC
This region includes:
- a CDS encoding MFS transporter, producing MPSIETSYSWTRLVVSITLSTLGCVGMWSLVVALPAVQTDFNAPRADATLPYTLTTIGFMIGGIIVGRLADRFGILPPLAGGTILMSLGYVLTASAPSLLVFAVVSGLTIGLGGAASFAPLVADASLWFDRHRGLAISLATIGSSLAGVVWPPIIQHFIAAVGWRQTHIGIGLFCLATMLPLSLVLLRRPVFHKATLEATSTGSTYQAIGLAPSVTQGLLAFAGLCCCVAMSMPQVHLVAYCGDLGYGPARGAEMLAVMLGFGVASRLIFGWVLNFIGGLPTLLLGSAMQAIALALYLPFDGLVSLYVISAIFGLAQGGIIPSYAVIIRELFPAQEAGLRVSLAISVTLAGMALGGWLAGAIYDWTGSYAAALVNGIAWNIMNMAIAAWLLHQRTLPRRLAACRQKVLSA
- a CDS encoding ArsR/SmtB family transcription factor, yielding MDNLSSSLDLVFGALADPTRRALLERLGEGEASIGELAEPFDMALPSLMKHVRVLEAVGLVESQKSGRVRTCRLKPAAMTDAERWLAEQRAVWEARLDRLEAYVKTIEKNEKKSRKRRLKQLSSANGGRPSLRPRSPGVRKRR